From Tripterygium wilfordii isolate XIE 37 chromosome 16, ASM1340144v1, whole genome shotgun sequence, one genomic window encodes:
- the LOC119980330 gene encoding protein phosphatase 2C 37-like, which translates to MAEICCGFVGETESTAAVEATSKKHRRLELLPFKFVADVAVPLLETGRKKRKLDLYSPSSSMPRDCSNAVENSNCSKEFDDELERNKVLSLSGDSSDVEAKDEVAQECPKFGVTSVCGRRRDMEDAVSVHPSFREGTGTSPGFHFFGVFDGHGGSIVAMKCKDRLHQIVKEELDACGGEPVEWKHAMERSFASMDAEVQQGSVNDPKKSNGRCDLQTPKCDAVGSTAVVAVVTPDKIVVSNCGDSRAVLCRNGVATPLSSDHKPDRPDELARIEAAGGRVIYWDGARVLGVLAMSRAIGDNYLKPYVIPDPEVTVTERTAEDECLILASDGLWDVVSNDTACGVARMCLRSQKPPSPPCSPGSDSAVGSSSAGSSDKACSDAAILLTKLALARHSTDNVSVVVIDLRKRGGSSP; encoded by the exons ATGGCAGAGATTTGTTGTGGATTTGTTGGGGAGACGGAGTCTACTGCTGCGGTGGAGGCGACGTCGAAGAAGCACCGGAGGCTGGAACTCCTGCCGTTTAAGTTTGTTGCGGATGTGGCGGTGCCGCTGCTAGAGACTGGTAGGAAAAAACGGAAGCTCGATCTGTACTCTCCGTCTTCGTCGATGCCGCGTGATTGCAGTAACGCGGTGGAGAATTCCAATTGTTCAAAGGAATTCGATGATGAATTAGAGAGGAATAAAGTTTTGAGTCTGAGTGGAGATTCGAGCGATGTCGAGGCGAAGGATGAGGTTGCGCAGGAGTGCCCTAAGTTCGGCGTGACCTCTGTTTGTGGTAGACGGAGAGACATGGAGGACGCAGTCTCAGTCCATCCTTCATTTAGGGAAGGTACCGGGACTTCACCGGGATTCCACTTCTTTGGCGTTTTCGACGGCCACGGTGGCTCTATT GTGGCGATGAAGTGTAAGGATCGGTTACATCAGATAGTGAAGGAAGAATTGGACGCCTGTGGTGGTGAGCCAGTGGAGTGGAAGCACGCCATGGAGCGAAGCTTTGCGTCTATGGACGCTGAAGTGCAGCAGGGATCCGTCAACGATCCAAAGAAATCCAACGGCCGGTGTGACCTTCAAACTCCAAAGTGCGATGCTGTTGGATCCACGGCCGTGGTGGCCGTTGTTACTCCGGACAAGATCGTTGTCTCAAACTGTGGCGATTCCAGAGCCGTGCTCTGCCGCAACGGTGTCGCGACGCCTCTCTCGTCGGACCACAAG CCTGATAGACCAGACGAATTGGCTCGAATCGAAGCCGCCGGTGGCCGTGTAATCTACTGGGACGGCGCCAGAGTCCTCGGAGTCCTTGCTATGTCCAGGGCAATTG GTGATAATTATCTGAAACCGTACGTGATACCAGATCCGGAGGTGACCGTAACGGAGCGAACAGCGGAGGACGAGTGTCTGATCCTTGCGAGTGATGGTCTGTGGGACGTTGTCTCAAACGACACCGCGTGCGGAGTTGCGCGCATGTGCCTTCGATCACAAAAGCCTCCATCTCCGCCTTGCTCCCCAGGCAGTGATTCAGCCGTGGGAAGCAGCTCCGCCGGGAGCTCCGATAAAGCCTGCTCCGATGCGGCTATCCTGCTGACGAAGCTGGCGTTGGCTAGGCATAGCACGGACAACGTGAGCGTAGTCGTAATTGATTTGAGAAAACGTGGGGGTTCATCTCCATAA